CTGCAAAGACCCCCTGGGTCCCCCCCATGCCCTCTTTTGGGGCAGCCtgttgaaactgaagcacagTCTGACCACTCACAATAATGCAGATGCTCCTCGGCCTCTGTCAGCCACGAGGTTTCAGAGCAGCGTAGTCCAGTGGAGGGCAGGGCGCCTCTTCTCACCACAAGAAGCCCATTCCTCCAGAAGGAAGTCTAGCAAAGCAATACGACTCAGCCCAGCGCTCTCTGCCCCGGGACTCACGGCTCTGCTGTGCCTTCCACCCTGGGCTCCCTGTTCTTCCGTGACCTTAATTAAGAACTTTGGTGGCTCTGCTGGAACACTGTCACTGTTTTCTCTGTTGTGCAGGGAACCCAGCACTGTGGCCAGGATGGCAGAGACTCCCTGTCATCTCAGAGAAGTGCCAGCAGGGGCCTGGGGCAAAGCAGTCTGCCCAGACCtcacctcccttcctccttttgcCCATGAACAAGATACAGTGGCCCAAGGGGTTCCACTGGTGTCTGGTTTCCTTTATTATTGCACTGTGTGAGGTTTTTTTGTAtatccttttattcctttttctttttttttttttaaagaaaaaaaaaaccttaagctGCATTTGTTACTGAAATGATTAATGCACTGACGGGTCATGAATTCACCTTGAGGAAGACCCAAAGGCCAGTCGGGAGTGGGGGAAACTCAGCTCAGTAGACCTAGTGACTGCCCTGCTAGGCCGCGCTGTACTGTGAGCCCCCTCCTCATCTCTTTCTACAACCCCAAACCCTGAGGCCAGGGGAGGAACCCCccgcttccttctcctcccagctgCAGATGGTTTGCCTTGCCTTTCCACTCCCTAACTGTCAACCACAGAAATGAGGAGTTCCTCCTAGATCTCAACCTTGAGTCCATTGCCAAAATTCAGCGTACCTGCCAGCAACTTGGGGATTAAGCTAAGGTTTTCCCTGCAAGAGGGAAAGAAGgcgggaaaaaacaaaacaaaaccggcATAGCTATCTCCAAGACACCTCTGAGTCTGTTGTGAAAGTGACCAAGGGAATCTCCGCACAAAAGTGCAGACTGAGGAACTGTGGTGGGTTGTTCCCAAGAATCCCCCAAGGGGCACCCCAAATCCCTAAGGAGTCACAGCTGCAAACCTGGTCAGTTCTCAGTGAGAGCGCCAGCTCACTTACAGCTTTGCTGCTAGAGCCTGTTGGGGCTGCATTTCCTGGCGGCCAGTGACAGCTGTGGAACCAGAGGAGCTGCATGGCGCTGACCCTTTGGCCGGAACTTGGTCCCTTCGGCTCCCTCCGTTACCGTCCGCCACCTCCAGCCCAGCCCCTCCTGTTTTTAGACCAATAACCAGAATCAAGGGGGAAGCCCTggcagctatatatatatatatatatatatatatatatataaagttttcaaCCAGACTCCTTTGCCGGGATCCACTCTGCCATCCCGCTTGCCTCTATCAACACCCCCGGCCAATGCTGTGAGCACCATGCAGCtcccttgatttaaaaaaaaaaaaaatacaacaactacaaaaaaaaaaaaacaaaaaaaaaccttctaaTGAATGTATCTTTCTAAAGGACTGACATTCAATCAAGTATCTGAAAATACTAAAGGTCAAAACCTTGTCAGATGTTAAGTttgatttgggatttttttttttttaatagaaatcaaGTTATgggttttttggtgttttttttttgttgtttttttttttaaaggaaaagcggGTCATTGCAAAGGGCTGGGTGTAATTTTATGTTTCGTTTCCTTCATTTTAAAGCAATACAAGGTTATTGAGCAGATGGTTTTGTGCCGAATCATGAATACCAGTCAAGTCTCACACTCTGAAACCTTGcaacttttttgttttggttttcaaataaatataaatatgatatatataggAACTAATATAGTAATGCACCATGTAACAAAGCCTAGTTCAGTCCATGGCTTTTAATTCTCTTAACACTATAGATAAGGATTGTGTTACAGTTGCTAGTAGTGGCAGGAAATTGTCAGTCTGGCGCTCCTCTGATCCCCCCACATGGGAGGAGACTCCAGCTCTAAGGGGATGGCAAAACAGTCCATCCCCGGGATCAGAGAGAAATGCAGAAATGGTGTCACCTGGGTGTTTTCTGCCTGTGAATGTTGCCAGTCAGTACCTGTACTCCTTGTTTCTCTATTTTTGGTTATGAATGTTGGGGTTACCACCTGCATTTAGGGGAAAATTGTGTTCTGTGCTTTCCTGGTATCTTGTTCCGAGGTACTCTAGTTCTGTCTTTCAACCAAGAAAATAGACTTGTGGTGTTTCTTTTATTGAACTTTTAACAGTCTCTTTAGTAAATACAGGTAGTTGAATAATTGTTTCAAAAGCTCAACAGATGACAAGCTTCTTTTCTAGGAATAAGACATTTCTTGACAACTTTATCATGTATAACAGATCTTtcggtttgtttttttttttcccttgtgttcTTCCAAGCTTCTggttagagaaaaagaaaaaaaaaaaaaaaaaaggaaaaaaatgtgtctaAAGTCCATCAGTGTTAACTCCCTGTGacagggaagaaggaaaatacTTTAAtagttcaaaaaataataatgctgaaAGCTGTCTACGAAAGACTGAATGTAAAAGTAAAAAGTGTAcatagttgtaaaaaaaaaaaaggagtttttaaacatgtttattttctatgcacttttttttatttaagtgaTAGTTTAATTAATAAACATGTCAAGTTTATTGCTGCACATGGTTGAACTTTCTTTTGGCTTTGGCTGAGGTGGGAGGGCCATGGCCCATGACCTGATTACAAAATCCCTTCCACAGTCCTTTAAGGTGGAATCTTGAAATCATTCCCTTCTGTCAGGCCTCACTCTACACTGCTTCTCttaatcatattttcttttcttatttatcaGTGATGTATatttgggacctaattaactctGGATGTGAGGAAGGGGTCAAGAGAACAAAAGAATAGTTCCTTTACTTCCTACAAATACCCCATCTTCATCCACAGGCAGTCAGGCATTGGCTTCTAACAATTTCTTCCTAAATCTGTGAGTATAAAGAAAGCATTTCAGGGAGATGGACAGTACCCTTTCTCTTGGCTCCACTCCACCTTAAAGCTGAAATGGGAtttactttttctgtttctccctcAGACTGGGGTGGAGGTAGAGAAGCAgttaagaaatatttgtaaatatttggcCAAGCCAGGGTCACTGTCCCCAGGCTGAAGGGGGTTGAGTTTACACTCCAGCCGAAGACTGGACAACACTCCTCTTGGGGGCTGGTCCTCAAACAGACCTCCTCCCTCTGGATCAGGTAGAGGCTTAAAACTGGCAAGAGGCTCAGCCCTGAGccctttttcctttccctcattGTGAGTCACCTTTTTGATCTGGGAGTTGAATACCATGGGGACTCCAAATGATCAGGCCGTCTTGCAGGCCATCTTCAACCCCGACTCCCCATTTGGAGATATTGTTGGATTGGACCTgagagaggaagcagagaaggaagTAGACGAAGGTGAGTATTTGACCTTGGAATCCAGCTTTCCACATTGGCTGGTCTGCTACCTTGCTGGGGTGGCAGAAGTAGGTGGTCTTACAAGGCTCCTCGTTCCCCGACACTTGGATGATGACTGCTGATCCTCAGTGCACTGATGGAAGCTTGGCAAGAGTCACTGTGCCCAGAGGAGAAAGCCAGGGTTTGTACTCCAATCCTGCCCCAAGTTTAACTGTAGTGGCGGGGAGCAGGGCCATGTGAAATTCACACACCTTTGTCAGAACAGAGGGTATCACCCTCCATAGCATGGAAGACAGAAACAGGGCAGGGGGTAGCTCAGCTAACCAGTTTCAACTAAGCAAGCATTCAGTGTTACCTTTAAATGCCAAGCCCTGAGCTAATGCTTCCAGATTGAATGTGCTCACTGGCTTTTCCACTGGCCCCTAAGAGGGACTGTCACCGTCCCAAAGTTTTGATGCTCTTTGTTTCTAAAGGAGCAAAGCCTACGTCTTAATGAAACTTTAGGCTGAAAAGCTGAGGGAAACATTGGAAATGGTTTTCACGACCCTGCATCCTGGAGGCCTTCCTGTTGGAAGCAATGCAGTAGAACAAACTAGGGACAGACTAAGGAGTCGGAAAGCCCTTGGTTCCAGTCCAATCTGTGCAACTTCTGGGGGGTGTGACCTTCAACCAGTCATTTAGCTACAGGCTAGAGAGTTTGGTTTTCATTCTCTTGGCACTGGGGAGCCAACCAAGGCCACTCTCCAGGTCTCTTCGGAACCAAGCAGTGCCAGGGCTCTGCCTAGGTGACCTCTGCTCCCCCTGCCCCAAACACTGCACCCGATTGTAGTGACCTACACCCTGCCTGGTCAGCCCTGGCTCATGTCCCAGGTTCCCAAAGCCCACGGggactgttgcttcctgctgcCAACCACACAGCTGTCTCCTGGCTCCCTCCCTGGCACAGATGAAGTTTTTCCGCAAGCACAGCTGGAACAGTCCAAGGCCCTGGAGCTGCAGGCGGTGATCGCAGCTGAGGCTGGCGACCTCAGCACAGCCCTGGAGAGGTTTGGCCAAGCCATCAACCTATTGCCTGAGAGGGCCTCAGCCTACAATAACCGAGCCCAGGCCCGGCGTCTCCAAGGAGATGTGGCAGGTGAGGGAGGATCCCTGGAGTCTGTGCAGGGGGTCTGGGAGGACACAGACCAGAGATGATGTGGCCATGGGGCTTGGACATGGAGTGTGGGAAGTCACCGAGCTCCTCTGGAACCTACATTCCTCCTCATAAGAGATACATTATGGGCCCTGCTAATCTCTTGGGGATATTGTGAGTCAGAGAGACTACAGTCTGTTTATGTACAACATTTAATGAGAGCCTATATTGTAGCAGTGGTCTAGGTGCTGAGGACTCATAGCAATTACTATGAGCCAGGCATTAAGCACCTGTATGTATTTTCTTAACGGTAACTATTCGCCTACTTTCTAAATCTGTTAACCAACATCGTGCTGTACAAGATGCatcttgtctttgctttttaatcacGGATTCAGAGattctggtttttggggggtttttttgtttgtttgtttgttttggtttgcactgggtctttgctgtggcaCATGGAAGGGGCTTTTCTATTAATAgtttggtgcacaggcttagttgccccatggcatgtgggatcttagttccctgaccagggatcaaacccccagcccctacattggaaggggaCTGAACCGCTTGGGAAgtcctgttttaaaaataataataataaaggtttttttaatttatttcttttttggccataccctgtggcatatgggatcttagtcccctgaccagagatcaaactcattccccctgcagtggaagtgcagagtcttaaccactggaccaccagggaagtcccctgaccgAGCACTTTACCTTTTAGTTGTCATTTGTTTAGCCCTCATGACAACCCTAAAAAGGTTCATGCTCTTgtctccatttgacagatgatACACTGAATCTTGGAAGTTAAGTAAAATAGCTTGCTAGTCATATAGCTGAGAAGTGGCAAAGCTGGGATTTGGTTCAGGTGGCAGAGCTTAATCCCCATGTGATAACTGCTTTTTGTGAAGCTCAGCCTAGAGAGCAGGACAGACACACAAATCTAATACCCACATAACAAGCTGAGAGGGTTCAGCTTGGGGTCCGCTTCTGAGGGGTGAGTTTTGAAGACGAGTAGGAGTTAGCTGGTTGGAGGGCAGCAAGTGGGAGAAGGCATGGCCTGTAGAAGTCCAGAAGTCATGGACGGGAACAGGGAGCTTCAGATCTCTACTCTGGCTGGAAAGGGAGGGTTGGAAGGACAGAGTCTCTTCAGAGCCTGGAGAGGTAAACAGAGGCCAAGAGAGTAAGGAACTGGTAATATGAGGCCGAGATCGAACTCTGTCTTGAAAACAGGAGGAATTACTGAAGAGTAAACCACAGAAGCGTAGTAGGGAACTACTAGGGAACTCGTGGTAGTGGAGGTGTTCCTGGGGGTAGGAATGCCAGGCTGGGGAGGTTGGACTCCATTCTGAGAATATCCAAGGGCCCCTTTCCCAGGCTTGTCTGCCACCAGTTTGGCAGAGCAGGGCCATAAAGCCTGCTGAGGAAAGCCTATAGACCAGAATCCCAGAGAGCATCCAAGGGGTTTCTGCCTGGAGGCCTTCAGTTCCTCCAGATCAGCTCCTCTGAGGGAAATCAACAAATGCTGTGATTCAAGAGCTTCTCAACCAGTTAGGGTAGGGAGCAGAGCCCCTGCTGCGTTCTAACGGGGACCAAAACCCAGAGGACCAGGGAGATCGGCCTTGGTGTAGGATGCTGCTGGCACTCCCCTAGCGCTCTGCCCTGACAGGCTCTATAGACTAGAGGACAGGAGCAAATGGAAGCAGAGCCCAGAACAAATGCAGCTCGGGGGACCTACAGTGGGTACCAACTGGCTGCCTGAGGCTGAGTTCAGAGCTCTGATGCCTAAGAAGCCAAATATTTGAGGGTGACAAAAATAAAAGTGCTGCAGGCCAGCTCTGGTCCAAGACCTCCTTCAAAGAAAACTAGATACAAGATAAGGAAAACCATGGAAATAAAGAATAAGGAGAGGCAGGCAGTAGAGAACACAGGTGAGAGGAGCTATTTTAAGGCATGTAGTGGCAAAGAGGAGAGAAATGTCTCGAAAAGTTAGAGAAGGATGTCTCTGGTGATCCAGTTGCTAAGACTACGTGCTCCCAATGCacaggacccaggttcaatccctggtgagagaattagatcccacaagctacaactaagacccggcacagccaaataaatacataaagatacatattaaaagggaaaaaacgttagcaagggacttccctggtggtccagacactgcacttccactgaaggcgcacgggttcaatctctggtcagggaattaagatctcgaATACCGCCTGGtgcaaccaaaaggaaaaaaacaacaacaaaaaaacccagactTTATTGTATAAGAAATGGTTGTCAGTTAATACTAATGCCTTTGGACCCTGGGATTCAGAGTCAGTCACCTGGCACAGGGtagaattttaataatgtatCTGTGGAAGAAACCACCTGCTTTGTGCCGGGCAACAGGAGCAGATTCGTAATACAGTGACCACCCCTGTTTTGATGTATCAGATGGTGGAAAATAACACGGACAAGGCGAGACCTGGACTTcagtcccaactctgccactAACTGTGCAGTCTAGGCTGAGTTTTGCCCACTCTTCCAGTCTTATCTCTGCGTAACTGGAATAACAATCCCGATCTCGAGGGTCGTGTGCGGGCGCAATGTAAATGGCCGAGCCCCAGAGCCTGCACTCGGGCCGGATCTTGCTGGCCGCGGCCCTGACCCCTGCCCATCCATCCGTCCCGCAGGCGCCCTGGAGGACCTGGAGCGCGCGCTGGCGCTGAGCGGCGGCCGGGGTCGCACCGCCCGCCAGGGCTTTGTGCAGCGTGGGCTCGTGGCGCGGCTGCAGGGCCGGGACGACGACGCCCGCAGAGACTTCGAGCGGGCGGCGCGGCTGGGCAGCCCGTTTGCGCGCCGCCAGCTGGTGCTGCTCAACCCGTACGCGGCGCTGTGCAACCGCATGCTGGCCGACGTGATGGGGCAGTTGCGCCGGCCCCGCGACGAGCGCTGAGCGGGAGGGCAAGGAGTTGGGAGATGCGCCAGCAACCAATAAAACTGTCGGTTCGCCCAACCCCAGCCTGTGTCCGCGTCCGCTCGCCATCCCTCTGAGGGATGGGCGCTCAAGGGTCCCCTGCGCGCGAGGCGGTCCCGGATCAGCAGCCCTGGAAGAAGGGCCCGTCGGGCCGAGATCGGGCATCGATTGGCCCTGCCTGGCGCAGCCCCGGCCCCTGCGGCGGACTGCGGTGCTCCGCAGGCCTGAGCAGTCGCTCCGGCTGCGCTCGGGGAGTGAGCCAGGTGAGCCGCCCAGGAAGGCTAGGCGGAGGCGGGAGCGGGGATGCTTTTCTATCCCTGCGTCCTGGATCACCTTTTCTTCGGCCCAAATCCGGAGGATGGGAAAAGGGGTGTAGATGGGAGAGGGAAGCGGGCAGGAGAAAATCGGGGTTGGGAGAAAGACGGTCCCTTTTGGAAAGAGGCGCGTATACCCAagtgtctgcgtgtgtgtgtgtgtgtgtgtgtgtgtgtgtctgtgttgtgtGTTTTGGCCTGGTGCGGGCTGCACGGTTGCTGGTTGTTTCTGTGTACCTGCGAGCATGTGCCTGTTTGTTCCTTGGAGTCAGAGCTCAATTCTGCGCTCGCAGGGTGTACAGGTATGTGCCAGCCTGGGTTTGGACCTTGGGGCTTGATGATCATTGCGTCTTTGCCTTCACCACTGTGGGTCATTCTACATTTGCGTTTCCGTACATGGTTCACTTTTGTTTCTGAGAGTAAATTCCTGGAGGAGTTACTAAAGCTTGCTGCTCTCACCTGGATACTAACACTGAGGCCCGCCCCCTTCTCTCGGCAGCCTGGGGCCCAGGCCTGGGCCACCATGGCACTGCCTCCATGGCCAGCTACCCTCCCGCACACACTTCTGCTCCTGCCGGCCCTTCTGAGCTCAGGTACACCCCTGTTCATCCCTTGGCATGTGTTTATGGGGTCAAGTCCCTGTCTCTCCCCTCCTTGCCTGCATCTTCAGTTTGGTCCCACTTTAGGCACCAGAACTGGGCTCTCCTCATCCACCTACCAAGCTCCAGCCAGTCCCTGGTGAGAGAACCCAGGTCCCTCTGGAACTGGACCTCACCCGGGTCACAACAGTACTAACCCTCCACCAGCTGTCCCCAGACTCCACTATGTTCTAGGTTGGGGGGAGCTGGCGCCACAAATTGATGGTCAGACCTGGGCAGAGCGGGCACTTCGAGAGAATGAACGCCATGCCTTCACCTGCCGGGTGGCAGGAGGACTTGGCACCCCTCGATTGGCCTGGTACCTGGATGGACAGCTGCAGGAGGCCAGCACCTCAAGACTGctgagtgtgggcagggaggccttcTCTGGAGGCACCAGCACTTTCACTGTCACTGCCCAGCGGGCCCAGCATGAACTCAACTGCTCCCTGCAGGACCCAGGCAGTGGCCAGTCAGCCAATGCATCCGTCATCCTCAATGTGCAATGTGAGTGCCCCTTGGGTGGACAGAGAAGAGTTCTCTGCCCAGGGACCCCTAACAGCCACCAGGCAGGCAGTTTGCTAGGATGTTTTAACACTTAAGCACTTTGCAAATATTAGCTCACTTTattctcacaacaatcctatgagtTAATtactattgtccccattttataaatcagaaaactgaggcacagagaggttaagaaatctGCCCAGGTCATAGAGCTGGTAAGTAGCAGAGTCAGGATTCTGGACATTTGGTTCTAGTGTTCATGCCCTTATGAAATGCTACCTCTGGCAGATCCAGCCATCCTTTTTCCTGGTGCCCCCTAAGGAGAGGTCCAGGCCCCTGGCTCCCTTCTGGGTTTGGGAAGAAAGGGCAAGGCAAGCAAGGGGCTGTGGTGGGAACATAGTGGTCTCTGCTTTGCACCAGTTAAGCCGGAGATTGCTCAGGTTGGGGCCAAGTACCAGGAAGCTCAGGGCCCGGGCCTTCTGGTCATCCTCTTTGCCCTCGTGCGTGccaacccgcctgccaacgtgACCTGGATCGACCAGGATGGGCCAGTGACTGTCAACACCTCGAACTTCCTGGTGCTGGATGCCCAGAACTACCCCTGGCTCACCAACCACACCGTACAGCTGCAGCTCCACAGCCTGCCACACAACCTCTCAGTGGTGGCCACAAACGACGTGGGTGTCACCAGTTCCTCGCTTCCAGCCCCAGGTGAGCACTGCCAGCCACGGACCCAGCAGAGCCTCGGGTGAGTGTAGGGTCATGGTGCAGAAATGGGAAGACTTGTCTTTGGGGTTAGTTCTCATGAAAGCTGTCCCCAGCCACCTTGGACAAAGAGGACAGAGTAGGGACCTGTGGTGTCTCCAAGTCAGGGGTCATGCCTGCTTGGAACTAACCAGAGGACCACCTG
This sequence is a window from Bubalus kerabau isolate K-KA32 ecotype Philippines breed swamp buffalo chromosome 15, PCC_UOA_SB_1v2, whole genome shotgun sequence. Protein-coding genes within it:
- the TTC36 gene encoding tetratricopeptide repeat protein 36 isoform X2, whose product is MPKASASSQAIFNPDSPFGDIVGLDLREEAEKEVDEDEVFPQAQLEQSKALELQAVIAAEAGDLSTALERFGQAINLLPERASAYNNRAQARRLQGDVAGALEDLERALALSGGRGRTARQGFVQRGLVARLQGRDDDARRDFERAARLGSPFARRQLVLLNPYAALCNRMLADVMGQLRRPRDER
- the TMEM25 gene encoding transmembrane protein 25 isoform X3, with the protein product MLFYPCVLDHLFFGPNPEDGKRGVDGRGKRAGENRGWEKDGPFWKEARIPKCLRVCVCVCVCVSVLCVLAWCGLHGCWLFLCTCEHVPVCSLESELNSALAGCTGMCQPGFGPWGLMIIASLPSPLWVILHLRFRTWFTFVSESKFLEELLKLAALTWILTLRPAPFSRQPGAQAWATMALPPWPATLPHTLLLLPALLSSGWGELAPQIDGQTWAERALRENERHAFTCRVAGGLGTPRLAWYLDGQLQEASTSRLLSVGREAFSGGTSTFTVTAQRAQHELNCSLQDPGSGQSANASVILNVQFKPEIAQVGAKYQEAQGPGLLVILFALVRANPPANVTWIDQDGPVTVNTSNFLVLDAQNYPWLTNHTVQLQLHSLPHNLSVVATNDVGVTSSSLPAPGPSRRPSLISSDSNNLKLNNVRLPRENMSLPSNLQLNDLTPDCRGKPADRQTAQDNSRPDLLDPLPGGLLTSRGFIRLPMLGYIYRVSSVSSDEIWL
- the TMEM25 gene encoding transmembrane protein 25 isoform X2 — protein: MLFYPCVLDHLFFGPNPEDGKRGVDGRGKRAGENRGWEKDGPFWKEARIPKCLRVCVCVCVCVSVLCVLAWCGLHGCWLFLCTCEHVPVCSLESELNSALAGCTGMCQPGFGPWGLMIIASLPSPLWVILHLRFRTWFTFVSESKFLEELLKLAALTWILTLRPAPFSRQPGAQAWATMALPPWPATLPHTLLLLPALLSSGWGELAPQIDGQTWAERALRENERHAFTCRVAGGLGTPRLAWYLDGQLQEASTSRLLSVGREAFSGGTSTFTVTAQRAQHELNCSLQDPGSGQSANASVILNVQFKPEIAQVGAKYQEAQGPGLLVILFALVRANPPANVTWIDQDGPVTVNTSNFLVLDAQNYPWLTNHTVQLQLHSLPHNLSVVATNDVGVTSSSLPAPGPSRRPSLISSDSNNLKLNNVRLPRENMSLPSNLQLNDLTPDCRGTPSKLFAPALSSEVFLRKKKETLDLRRPRPHRAHASSWAPPPLPPHRETSGPADGSGQQPARPSGPVAWGPPHQPRFHPPSNAGLHLPGVQCEQ
- the TMEM25 gene encoding transmembrane protein 25 isoform X1, producing MLFYPCVLDHLFFGPNPEDGKRGVDGRGKRAGENRGWEKDGPFWKEARIPKCLRVCVCVCVCVSVLCVLAWCGLHGCWLFLCTCEHVPVCSLESELNSALAGCTGMCQPGFGPWGLMIIASLPSPLWVILHLRFRTWFTFVSESKFLEELLKLAALTWILTLRPAPFSRQPGAQAWATMALPPWPATLPHTLLLLPALLSSGWGELAPQIDGQTWAERALRENERHAFTCRVAGGLGTPRLAWYLDGQLQEASTSRLLSVGREAFSGGTSTFTVTAQRAQHELNCSLQDPGSGQSANASVILNVQFKPEIAQVGAKYQEAQGPGLLVILFALVRANPPANVTWIDQDGPVTVNTSNFLVLDAQNYPWLTNHTVQLQLHSLPHNLSVVATNDVGVTSSSLPAPGLLATRVEVPLLGIVVAGGLALGTLVGFSTLVACLVCRKEKKTKGPSRRPSLISSDSNNLKLNNVRLPRENMSLPSNLQLNDLTPDCRGKPADRQTAQDNSRPDLLDPLPGGLLTSRGFIRLPMLGYIYRVSSVSSDEIWL
- the TTC36 gene encoding tetratricopeptide repeat protein 36 isoform X1, coding for MGTPNDQAVLQAIFNPDSPFGDIVGLDLREEAEKEVDEDEVFPQAQLEQSKALELQAVIAAEAGDLSTALERFGQAINLLPERASAYNNRAQARRLQGDVAGALEDLERALALSGGRGRTARQGFVQRGLVARLQGRDDDARRDFERAARLGSPFARRQLVLLNPYAALCNRMLADVMGQLRRPRDER